A window from Sphingobacterium hotanense encodes these proteins:
- a CDS encoding SRPBCC domain-containing protein yields MKDFKKYYIIPASPEEIYRALTTEITIRLWTGDLVTIDPTVGGEFSLWDGAIEGKFIALEPSSKIVQQWYFGEQEEPSIVTLKLHEHKKGTSFEVNHVNIPDEAYDDIVAGWTETYVESLLEFYEDEEESN; encoded by the coding sequence ATGAAAGATTTTAAGAAATATTATATTATCCCGGCTAGCCCTGAGGAGATCTATCGTGCCTTGACGACCGAAATAACCATACGATTATGGACCGGAGACCTTGTCACAATCGATCCAACAGTAGGCGGAGAATTCTCTTTATGGGACGGCGCTATCGAAGGAAAGTTCATCGCTTTAGAACCATCCAGTAAAATCGTACAGCAATGGTATTTTGGAGAACAGGAGGAGCCATCCATAGTGACCCTAAAACTACATGAGCATAAAAAAGGCACTTCCTTCGAAGTCAACCATGTCAACATCCCTGACGAAGCTTATGATGATATTGTAGCCGGATGGACAGAAACCTATGTGGAATCCCTTCTGGAGTTCTACGAAGATGAGGAAGAGTCAAATTAG